The proteins below come from a single Octopus sinensis linkage group LG10, ASM634580v1, whole genome shotgun sequence genomic window:
- the LOC115216722 gene encoding methylcrotonoyl-CoA carboxylase beta chain, mitochondrial-like, with protein MKAFPSFSFLKHHQINRCILQFQTNHEFLSVSRQHLLSKRSVNTTSSFKNNITCQQPDADVTSRGSKSRVFPRLQNVTIDRSQDVFQKNRKQAERLASEYKHLLNESLAGGGSRSVERHTKFHRKLLARERVKQVLDDDSSFFELLQIAGMGMEYGSIPQAGILSGIGRVHGIECLVLANDATVKGGSIFPISVKKQLRLQEIALQNRLPCIYLVDSGGAFLPLQSEIFPDKEQGGRVFYNIANMASQSIPQISVVLGHCTAGGAYMPTMSNEVVIVKRIGAIFLGGPPLVKAALGEIVSAEELGGAALHSSMSGCSDHYADTEDEAFSITRDIVATLNLAPCENTSVSPPPYYDPSELLGLIPEENQHAMDPYKIIARITDDSRFQEFKKRYGTGLVTGFSHINSHLVGIIASNGELSDTAATKGCHFVQLCCERDIPLVFLQNTSSMTSLGQTPPSGAYSLYMSSKIKSHAQMLASVSCATVPKITIITGNAFGQDHYLMGGRAVGPNFVFCWPNAKVGAMDAGEILQAMKQDVNMDEETEKKMRGKLEKQSSAVYASSRLWNDGIIMPEDTRQVISRCLAITQRNITKQQKPLLRM; from the exons ATGAAAGCTTTTCCGTCGTTCTCATTTTTAAAACACCATCAAATCAATCGATGCATTTTACAATTTCAAACGAATCACGAATTTCTATCTGTCAGTCGCCAGCATTTACTTTCTAAACGATCGGTTAACACTACCTctagttttaaaaataatataacatgCCAACAGCCAGATGCCGATGTAACGAGCAGAGGATCAAAGTCCCGAGTATTTCCACGCCTTCAAAACGTTACTATAGATCGTAGCCAGGATGTCTTCCAGAAGAACCGAAAACAAGCAGAACGTTTGGCCAGCGAATATAAACATTTGCTCAACGAGTCTCTGGCTGGAGGTGGAAGCCGCTCTGTCGAGAGACACACCAAATTTCACAGGAAACTTTTGGCCAGAGAAAGAGTTAAACAAGTCCTCGATGACGATTCCTCCTTCTTTGAATTATTGCAGATAGCTGGGATGGGAATGGAATATGGAAGTATACCCCAAGCTGGAATTTTATCAG GCATTGGTCGTGTCCATGGCATTGAATGTTTAGTGTTGGCCAACGATGCCACAGTCAAAGGCGGCAGCATATTCCCTATAAGCGTGAAGAAACAGCTGAGACTGCAGGAAATTGCCTTGCAGAATCGTCTCCCTTGCATCTATCTGGTTGATTCTGGCGGTGCTTTTCTACCACTGCAG TCTGAAATATTCCCTGATAAAGAACAAGGCGGTCGAGTCTTTTATAATATTGCCAACATGGCATCACAGAGTATACCTCAG ATTTCAGTTGTGCTTGGTCATTGTACTGCGGGTGGTGCATACATGCCAACTATGTCCAACGAGGTGGTCATTGTTAAGAGAATCGGTGCTATTTTCCTTGGAGGTCCTCCTTTAGTGAAGGCAGCCCTTGGAGAAATTGTCTCTGCTGAGGAGTTAGGTGGAGCAGCTCTACATTCAAG CATGAGTGGCTGTAGTGACCATTATGCAGACACTGAAGATGAAGCATTCAGCATAACGAGGGACATTGTGGCCACCCTGAACCTGGCCCCGTGTGAAAATACCTCCGTTTCGCCACCACCTTACTATGATCCATCAGAACTCTTAGGGTTGATACCAGAAGAGAACCAACATGCGATGGACCCTTATAAA aTCATAGCCAGAATCACTGATGACAGCCGATTCCAAGAATTCAAAAAAAGATATGGTACTGGTCTGGTAACAGGTTTTTCACATATTAACAG TCATTTAGTTGGTATTATAGCCAGCAATGGTGAATTATCAGACACTGCTGCAACCAAAGGATGCCATTTTGTTCAGTTGTGCTGTGAAAGAGACATTCCACTTGTATTcctgcaaaacacttcatccatGACATCATTAGGACAAACACCACCCTCAGGAGCATATA GTCTGTACATGTCCAGCAAGATCAAAAGCCATGCTCAGATGTTGGCATCCGTGAGCTGTGCTACTGTTCCGAAAATCACAATTATCACCGGGAATGCTTTTGGCCAAGATCACTACTTAATG GGAGGTCGTGCTGTTGGTCCAAATTTTGTCTTCTGCTGGCCAAATGCCAAAGTTGGTGCTATGGATGCAGGAGAAATTCTGCAAGCTATGAAACAG gaTGTTAACATGGATGAAGAAACAGAGAAGAAGATGAGAGGAAAACTGGAGAAGCAATCTTCAGCTGTGTATGCTTCCAGCAGACTTTGGAATGATGGAATAATTATGCCAGAAGATACTCGACAG GTCATCAGTCGGTGTCTCGCGATAACACAACGAAACATAACTAAACAACAGAAACCGTTGCTCAGAATGTAA
- the LOC118765098 gene encoding uncharacterized protein LOC118765098: MHCMQFSGYTQKDRILLYMGTSKKFEEIVNKDASRTQPRYHNKQWNKTQRIYDKLNKKNMRYNADKFQGMMFVEATPHGELTCRFRKILKDIKLNIKVIEKLGRSIRSVICKTYPFRNTMCVEENCVVWPEEATIFTFSHNLPRNSGQLKKQEIAKLHDFLLSAILQNFITEVFVFINTISLIFQYFDKRFTVYIFLKISIFV, encoded by the exons ATGCATTGCATGCAATTTTCGGGATACACCCAGAAAGATAGGATCCTACTGTACATGGGAACTAGCAAGAAATTTGAGGAGATTGTGAATAAAGATGCCAGTAGAACACAACCTAGGTACCATAATAAGCAATGGAATAAAACACAAAGAATTTATGATAAATTGAACAAAAAGAACATGCGGTACAATGCTGACAAGTTTCAAGGGATGATGTTTGTAGAAGCCACACCACATGGGGAACTAACCTGCAGATTTAGAAAAATCCTGAAGGATATTAAGTTGAACATAAAAGTCATAGAAAAATTAGGGAGATCTATCAGGTCAGTAATATGCAAAACATACCCCTTCAGAAATACCATGTGTGTAGAGGAGAATTGTGTAGTGTG GCCTGAGGAAGCCACAATCTTCACCTTCTCTCACAATCTTCCCAGAAACAGTGGACagttaaagaaacaagaaattgcTAAATTACATGACTTCCTTTTGTCAGCAATTCTTCAAAACTTCATCACTGAGGTATTTGTGTTTATCAACAcgatatcactgatatttcaaTACTTTGATAAAAggtttactgtttatatttttctaaaaatttcaatatttgtttag